One window from the genome of Dyella sp. A6 encodes:
- a CDS encoding LysR family transcriptional regulator — MQHSMISLNLAAVSLRDLALVQAVHRHGSFNSAARAMHISPSGLSHQVQKVEQALGAPLFERGGRRVVPTAGGRHLLQRIDAVLEAAEHLQQAARAGAVAFGGELRLGVPASLGPYLLPHLIAPFPQHFPGARLSLSEGKPKGLLRRLHEGELDAVLAPPSPTPSGIVVRPLFFEPWEVMLRADHPLSGRRTVAPEQLDSGDATLMSESHAEGLPGEGAEHGHVQDVSLESLAALVVLRGGYALVPALAHDRLASIPDVVLSRLKGQMQGREIDLYWREAMPWRRDLSAFGDLLVTLAGRLTGLRKLPG, encoded by the coding sequence ATGCAGCATTCGATGATTTCGTTGAACCTGGCGGCCGTCTCGCTGCGCGACCTCGCGTTGGTGCAGGCGGTGCACCGTCACGGCAGCTTCAACAGTGCGGCGCGGGCCATGCATATCAGTCCGTCGGGGCTGTCGCACCAGGTGCAGAAAGTGGAGCAGGCGCTGGGTGCGCCGCTGTTCGAACGAGGCGGCCGCAGGGTCGTGCCCACGGCTGGCGGCCGGCATCTGCTGCAGCGGATCGACGCGGTGCTGGAGGCGGCCGAGCACCTGCAGCAGGCCGCACGCGCAGGTGCCGTGGCGTTCGGTGGCGAGCTGCGGCTGGGCGTGCCGGCTTCGCTGGGGCCTTACCTGCTGCCGCACCTGATCGCCCCGTTCCCACAGCATTTTCCGGGGGCGCGGCTGAGCCTGTCCGAAGGCAAGCCGAAGGGTCTGTTGCGGCGGTTGCACGAAGGCGAGCTGGATGCCGTGCTGGCGCCGCCGTCGCCGACGCCCAGCGGGATCGTGGTGCGGCCGCTGTTCTTCGAGCCGTGGGAGGTCATGCTGCGCGCCGATCACCCGCTGTCCGGGCGGCGCACGGTGGCGCCGGAGCAGCTCGACAGTGGTGACGCCACCCTGATGTCCGAAAGCCATGCCGAAGGGCTGCCCGGTGAGGGTGCCGAACACGGCCACGTGCAGGACGTCAGCCTGGAAAGTCTGGCCGCGCTGGTGGTTCTGAGGGGCGGATATGCCCTGGTGCCGGCGCTTGCTCATGACCGGCTGGCTTCGATCCCGGATGTAGTCCTGTCCCGCCTGAAAGGACAGATGCAGGGGCGCGAGATCGATCTCTACTGGCGCGAGGCGATGCCATGGCGGCGCGATCTGTCGGCCTTCGGCGACCTGCTGGTGACCCTCGCAGGGCGTCTGACCGGCTTGCGCAAGCTGCCTGGCTGA
- the hflD gene encoding high frequency lysogenization protein HflD, whose amino-acid sequence MTEERVLALAGLFQATALAQQLANEGRCDEQALEASLQSVFRIDAPSVVGVYGNVGNVRLGLRTLIAQLDENSRDMAVTRMAVTVLRLERSLSSRHGLLDQLQQGIVTAQRQVDHFGLGSPQVIGRLAELYASTLSTLRPRVMVTGNPQLLQQSAIVERVRASLLAGVRSAVLWQQIGGRQWQLLLHRKRCSMLARGLLTGATLDNR is encoded by the coding sequence ATGACCGAGGAGCGGGTACTCGCTCTCGCCGGCCTGTTCCAGGCCACCGCCCTGGCCCAGCAGCTGGCCAACGAGGGCCGCTGCGATGAACAGGCGCTGGAAGCCAGCTTGCAGAGTGTGTTCCGCATCGACGCACCATCCGTGGTCGGGGTCTACGGCAATGTCGGCAATGTCCGACTGGGCCTGCGCACCCTGATCGCGCAGCTCGACGAGAACAGCCGCGACATGGCCGTGACACGCATGGCCGTCACCGTGCTCAGACTGGAACGCAGCCTGTCGTCGCGCCACGGCCTGCTGGACCAACTGCAGCAGGGCATCGTCACGGCACAACGCCAGGTCGACCATTTCGGGCTGGGCTCGCCCCAGGTCATCGGTCGACTCGCCGAGCTTTATGCCTCGACCCTGTCCACGCTACGGCCACGGGTGATGGTGACGGGCAACCCGCAGTTGCTGCAGCAAAGCGCCATCGTCGAGCGGGTGCGCGCCAGCCTGCTGGCCGGCGTCCGCTCGGCCGTGCTCTGGCAGCAGATCGGAGGCCGCCAGTGGCAGCTGCTGTTGCATCGCAAGCGCTGCAGCATGCTGGCACGCGGCCTGCTGACCGGCGCCACCCTCGACAATCGCTGA
- the mnmA gene encoding tRNA 2-thiouridine(34) synthase MnmA, with product MKVMLGISGGVDSSVAALLLQQRGYQVEGLFMQNWEEDDRYGPCTADADRKDALAVCGQLGIPFHARNFAAAYWDGVFAHFLDEYRAGRTPNPDVLCNREIKFKTFLDEARSLGAEKIATGHYARVDCRDGMYRLLRAVDVSKDQTYFLHALGQSQLAATLFPVGEIEKSQVRGMAREAGLPTHAKKDSTGICFIGERDFRGFLSQYIPARPGEMRRPDGVLVGEHQGAMYYTLGQRNGLGIGGRQDASGEPWYVVGKDVASNVLYVAQGNANHWLDSHHLRSETPTWVAGKPPAASFRCTAKTRYRQADQDCEVTVHADRLEIHFDTAQRAVTPGQSVVLYDGETCLGGAVIAATDAAFGGLPPPLKHSPLKQERNDGV from the coding sequence ATGAAAGTGATGCTGGGCATTTCCGGCGGCGTCGACTCCTCGGTCGCCGCCCTGCTGTTGCAGCAGCGTGGCTACCAGGTCGAAGGCCTGTTCATGCAGAACTGGGAAGAGGACGACCGCTACGGCCCCTGTACTGCCGATGCCGATCGCAAGGATGCCCTGGCCGTATGCGGACAACTCGGCATCCCGTTCCATGCGCGCAACTTCGCTGCGGCCTACTGGGATGGCGTGTTCGCACATTTCCTCGACGAATACCGTGCAGGTCGCACGCCCAACCCGGACGTGCTCTGCAATCGCGAGATCAAGTTCAAGACCTTTCTCGACGAGGCCCGCTCGCTCGGCGCCGAAAAGATCGCCACCGGTCACTACGCCCGCGTCGACTGTCGTGATGGCATGTATCGTCTGCTGCGCGCGGTGGACGTCTCGAAGGACCAGACCTATTTCCTGCATGCACTGGGCCAGTCGCAGTTGGCGGCCACCCTGTTCCCGGTCGGCGAGATCGAGAAATCGCAGGTGCGCGGCATGGCGCGCGAGGCCGGTTTGCCGACGCATGCCAAGAAGGACTCCACCGGCATCTGCTTCATCGGCGAGCGGGACTTCCGCGGGTTTCTGAGCCAGTACATTCCGGCTCGCCCCGGCGAGATGCGCAGGCCGGACGGCGTCCTGGTCGGCGAGCATCAGGGCGCCATGTATTACACCCTGGGCCAACGCAACGGCCTGGGCATCGGCGGACGTCAGGATGCCAGCGGCGAGCCCTGGTACGTGGTAGGCAAGGATGTCGCCAGCAACGTGCTGTACGTGGCCCAGGGCAACGCGAATCACTGGCTGGACTCGCACCACCTGCGCAGCGAGACACCGACCTGGGTTGCCGGCAAGCCGCCGGCCGCATCATTCCGCTGCACGGCCAAGACCCGTTACCGCCAGGCCGACCAGGACTGCGAAGTCACGGTGCATGCCGATCGCCTGGAGATCCATTTCGACACGGCGCAACGCGCGGTGACGCCCGGGCAGTCGGTCGTGCTTTACGACGGCGAGACCTGTCTCGGCGGCGCCGTGATCGCTGCCACCGATGCGGCCTTCGGCGGCCTGCCACCTCCCTTGAAACACTCCCCCTTGAAACAAGAGCGAAACGACGGTGTTTGA
- a CDS encoding NUDIX hydrolase, which translates to MVEEEVNGRLAYNQPAGHLDDGESLVAAAARETLEETGWTVEITTLVGVHQWRSTEHGEAVMRFSFAARALSHEPARPLDDGIRQALWLTRDEIEALGDRLRSPLVLLSIDAWLAGSRLPLDTLRWIPGPDTP; encoded by the coding sequence ATGGTGGAAGAAGAGGTGAACGGCCGCCTTGCCTACAACCAGCCTGCCGGTCACCTGGACGATGGCGAAAGCCTGGTCGCCGCCGCCGCCCGGGAAACACTGGAAGAAACCGGCTGGACCGTCGAGATAACGACCCTGGTGGGCGTGCATCAGTGGCGCAGCACCGAGCACGGCGAGGCTGTCATGCGTTTCAGTTTCGCGGCGCGCGCACTGAGCCACGAGCCGGCGCGCCCGCTCGACGACGGCATCCGGCAAGCGCTCTGGCTCACCCGGGACGAGATCGAGGCACTGGGCGACCGTCTGCGCAGCCCGCTGGTGCTGCTCAGCATCGATGCCTGGCTGGCCGGTTCGCGGCTGCCGCTGGACACGCTCCGATGGATCCCTGGCCCGGATACACCATGA
- the clpS gene encoding ATP-dependent Clp protease adapter ClpS, which translates to MAHEPEHEHGNGHGLAVETSRPEVMRPPLFQVVLLNDDFTPMDFVVEVLRSFFGLDQERAVQVMLHVHTRGKGVCGVFTREVAETKVTQVNEYSRAHQHPLLCTMEKL; encoded by the coding sequence ATGGCGCACGAACCCGAACACGAGCATGGCAACGGTCACGGTCTGGCCGTGGAAACCTCGCGCCCCGAGGTGATGCGGCCGCCGTTGTTCCAAGTGGTGCTGCTGAACGATGATTTCACCCCGATGGACTTCGTGGTCGAAGTACTGCGCAGTTTTTTCGGGCTTGACCAGGAACGTGCGGTGCAGGTGATGCTTCATGTGCATACTCGTGGTAAGGGTGTGTGCGGCGTCTTCACCCGCGAGGTGGCGGAGACCAAAGTGACCCAGGTGAACGAATATTCACGCGCTCATCAGCACCCTTTGTTGTGCACTATGGAAAAGCTCTGA
- the clpA gene encoding ATP-dependent Clp protease ATP-binding subunit ClpA yields the protein MFSKDLEVTIGHCYKQAREQRHEFMTVEHLLLALTENQSALSALRACGVDLSRLSADLEKIIAETVPVLPHGDERDTQPTLGFQRVLQRAVYHVQSSGRKEVTGANVLVAIFGEKDSHAVYFLHQQEITRLDVVNYISHGIAKIGDEPAVGAPGAAEREGEEGGEGKGNPLSEYANNLNELALEGRIDPLIGRQDEIERTIQVLCRRRKNNPLYVGEAGVGKTALAEGLAKRIVDGEVPEVLENATIWALDLGALVAGTKYRGDFEKRLKAVIGQLKKQPGSILFIDEIHTIIGAGSASGGTMDASNLIKPMLASGELRCIGSTTFQEFRGIFEKDRALARRFQKIDVVEPSVAESIEILKGLRSRFEEHHNVTYTNEALKAAVDLSVKHIPDRLLPDKAIDVIDEAGARQRLLPEDQRTGTVDVAEVEYIVAKMARIPAKQVSASDRDVLKNLERNLKMVVFGQDAAIEALAASIKMARSGLADPSKPIGSFLLAGPTGVGKTEVTKQLAMQLGIEMIRFDMSEYMEAHSVSRLVGAPPGYVGFDQGGLLTEAVTKHPHAVLLLDEIEKAHPDVFNILLQVMDHGVLTDTNGREANFKNVVLVMTTNAGAAHASRRSIGFVAQSHVTDAMEVIRRTFTPEFRNRLDAVIQFNALDFEHILRVVDKFLIELEAQLAEKHVALDVDADARRWLAEHGFDPQMGARPMARVIQEKVKRALADELLFGKLADGGKVALGVKDGELQVVTEAAEKVPAVVE from the coding sequence ATGTTCAGCAAGGATCTCGAAGTCACCATCGGCCATTGCTACAAGCAGGCCCGTGAGCAACGCCATGAATTCATGACGGTGGAGCACCTGCTGCTGGCGCTCACCGAAAATCAGTCGGCGCTCAGTGCCCTGCGGGCCTGCGGTGTCGATCTGTCGCGCCTGTCGGCCGACCTGGAAAAGATCATTGCCGAGACGGTGCCGGTGCTGCCCCACGGCGACGAGCGCGACACCCAGCCCACGTTGGGTTTCCAGCGCGTGCTGCAGCGGGCGGTCTACCACGTGCAGTCCTCGGGGCGGAAGGAGGTCACCGGCGCCAACGTGCTGGTGGCGATCTTCGGCGAAAAGGATTCGCATGCGGTGTACTTCCTGCACCAGCAGGAGATCACCCGGCTGGACGTGGTCAACTACATTTCCCACGGCATCGCCAAGATCGGCGACGAGCCGGCAGTCGGTGCACCGGGTGCCGCCGAACGCGAAGGCGAAGAGGGCGGCGAAGGCAAGGGCAACCCGCTCAGCGAATACGCCAACAACCTCAACGAGTTGGCGCTGGAAGGCCGGATCGACCCGCTGATCGGTCGCCAGGACGAGATCGAGCGCACCATCCAGGTGCTGTGCCGCCGGCGCAAGAACAACCCGCTGTACGTGGGCGAGGCCGGCGTGGGCAAGACGGCCCTGGCCGAAGGTCTGGCCAAGCGCATCGTGGACGGTGAAGTGCCGGAAGTGCTGGAGAATGCCACGATCTGGGCGCTGGACCTGGGCGCACTGGTGGCCGGGACCAAGTACCGCGGCGACTTCGAAAAGCGCCTGAAGGCGGTGATCGGCCAGCTCAAGAAGCAGCCGGGGTCGATCCTTTTCATCGACGAGATCCACACCATCATCGGTGCCGGTTCGGCGTCGGGCGGAACCATGGATGCCTCGAACCTGATCAAGCCGATGCTGGCCTCGGGCGAGTTGCGCTGCATCGGTTCCACCACCTTCCAGGAGTTCCGCGGCATCTTCGAGAAGGACCGCGCGCTGGCCCGTCGCTTCCAGAAGATCGATGTGGTCGAGCCCTCCGTGGCCGAAAGCATCGAGATACTCAAGGGGCTGCGCAGCCGCTTCGAGGAACACCACAACGTCACCTATACCAACGAGGCGCTGAAGGCCGCGGTCGATCTGTCGGTCAAGCACATCCCGGATCGCCTGCTGCCGGACAAGGCCATCGACGTGATCGACGAGGCGGGCGCACGCCAGCGTCTGCTGCCGGAGGACCAGCGCACCGGCACGGTCGACGTGGCCGAGGTGGAATACATCGTCGCGAAGATGGCGCGGATTCCGGCCAAGCAGGTCTCGGCCTCCGACCGCGATGTCCTGAAGAATCTCGAGCGCAACCTGAAGATGGTGGTGTTTGGCCAGGACGCGGCGATCGAGGCGCTTGCCGCGTCGATCAAGATGGCCCGTTCGGGTCTGGCCGATCCGTCCAAGCCGATCGGCAGTTTCCTGCTGGCCGGTCCCACCGGTGTGGGCAAGACCGAGGTCACCAAGCAGCTGGCGATGCAGCTCGGTATCGAGATGATCCGCTTCGACATGTCCGAGTACATGGAAGCGCACTCGGTATCGCGCCTGGTAGGTGCGCCTCCCGGCTACGTCGGCTTCGACCAGGGTGGCCTGCTTACCGAGGCGGTGACCAAGCATCCGCACGCCGTGCTGCTGCTCGACGAGATCGAGAAGGCGCATCCGGACGTGTTCAACATCCTGCTGCAGGTGATGGACCATGGTGTGCTGACGGACACCAACGGCCGCGAGGCGAATTTCAAGAACGTGGTGCTGGTGATGACCACCAATGCCGGTGCGGCGCATGCGTCGCGGCGCAGTATCGGCTTTGTCGCCCAGAGCCACGTGACCGATGCGATGGAAGTGATCCGTCGCACGTTTACGCCGGAATTCCGCAACCGGCTGGATGCGGTCATCCAGTTCAATGCGCTGGATTTCGAGCACATCCTGCGTGTGGTGGACAAGTTCCTGATCGAGCTGGAAGCCCAGCTGGCCGAGAAGCATGTCGCTCTCGATGTCGACGCCGATGCGCGCCGCTGGCTGGCCGAGCACGGTTTCGACCCGCAGATGGGTGCGCGGCCGATGGCTCGTGTCATTCAGGAAAAGGTGAAGCGCGCGCTGGCCGACGAGCTGCTGTTCGGCAAGCTTGCCGACGGCGGCAAGGTGGCGCTGGGCGTAAAGGATGGCGAACTGCAGGTGGTCACCGAAGCCGCCGAAAAGGTGCCGGCGGTCGTCGAGTAA
- the infA gene encoding translation initiation factor IF-1, with the protein MAKDDVIEMEGTVLETLPNTMFRVQLENGHVVIAHISGRMRKHYIRILTGDKVKIEMTPYDLTKGRITYRMK; encoded by the coding sequence ATGGCCAAAGACGACGTCATCGAAATGGAAGGCACGGTCCTCGAGACCTTGCCCAACACCATGTTCCGCGTGCAACTGGAAAACGGTCACGTGGTGATCGCCCATATTTCCGGCCGCATGCGCAAGCATTACATCCGCATCCTGACTGGCGACAAGGTCAAGATCGAGATGACGCCGTACGACCTGACCAAGGGCCGCATCACCTACCGCATGAAGTAA
- a CDS encoding polyhydroxyalkanoic acid system family protein — protein MPSIDIRRPHTLPLADARAVVEKVAERMREKFGMQSHWEGDTLAFSRPGVKGGISVSPDQVRVSAELGLMLAPLKGMVEQEIQRKLDEHFR, from the coding sequence ATGCCCAGCATCGACATCCGCCGCCCCCACACCCTTCCGCTGGCCGACGCGCGTGCGGTCGTAGAAAAAGTGGCCGAACGCATGCGCGAGAAATTCGGCATGCAAAGCCACTGGGAGGGCGACACCCTCGCGTTCTCCCGCCCTGGCGTGAAGGGAGGCATCAGCGTATCGCCCGACCAGGTCAGGGTAAGCGCTGAGCTGGGCCTGATGCTGGCGCCGCTGAAAGGCATGGTCGAGCAGGAAATCCAGCGCAAGCTGGACGAACACTTCCGCTGA
- a CDS encoding FHA domain-containing protein encodes MRIEFTHSARESFSWTQARLRIGSAPDNDLILAADQASPHHLCIEQDSRGLVLRVLPPAGRIYVNARPVRERALLRVGDILSIGTCRMQLCADEDPAVRKLPAIAQRQRCTVALRAVAGPLSGRVWPLRERLELGPDGTVPLELPQGETGSMRISWRDDGQLVLDTGSQVSSRYPLYLNGCSLKRPLPLAPGDQLGLGMHRFVIDAPGMQPEPEIVLAEPVARKALPEDAAGPRGEVWWLIVTAALIALIIALLLVVRF; translated from the coding sequence ATGCGCATCGAGTTCACCCATTCCGCCCGAGAGAGCTTTTCGTGGACGCAGGCGCGGTTGCGCATCGGCAGCGCCCCGGACAACGACCTGATACTGGCTGCGGATCAGGCCAGCCCGCATCACCTGTGCATCGAGCAGGATTCTCGCGGTCTCGTGCTGCGTGTCCTGCCGCCGGCCGGTCGCATCTACGTGAACGCACGCCCGGTCCGTGAGCGGGCACTGCTCCGTGTCGGCGACATCCTGAGCATTGGCACCTGCCGCATGCAGCTGTGCGCCGATGAGGATCCCGCCGTACGCAAATTGCCGGCAATCGCCCAGCGCCAGCGCTGCACCGTGGCATTGCGTGCCGTGGCCGGCCCGCTGTCGGGCCGTGTCTGGCCGTTGCGCGAACGACTCGAGCTCGGACCCGACGGGACAGTGCCGCTGGAGCTGCCGCAGGGCGAGACCGGTTCCATGCGCATCAGCTGGCGTGACGATGGGCAACTGGTGCTGGATACCGGCAGTCAGGTGTCCTCGCGCTATCCGTTGTACCTCAACGGGTGTTCGCTGAAGCGTCCGCTGCCATTGGCGCCCGGCGACCAGCTTGGCCTGGGCATGCACCGTTTTGTCATCGATGCGCCCGGCATGCAGCCGGAACCGGAGATCGTGCTTGCCGAACCGGTTGCCCGGAAAGCCCTGCCGGAAGATGCGGCCGGCCCGCGGGGCGAAGTCTGGTGGCTGATCGTCACGGCGGCGCTGATCGCATTGATCATCGCATTGCTGCTGGTCGTGCGCTTCTGA
- the serC gene encoding 3-phosphoserine/phosphohydroxythreonine transaminase → MSQVWNFSAGPAALPRPVLERAQRELLDWESSGASVMEQSHRGKRFIAMAERVEADLRSLLAIPDDYAVLFLQGGATQHFAQIPMNLAGEGGCADYVVNGHWGAKAASEAAPYVRVNVAASSQSDHYLRLPPRSTWTLDPNAAYVHYTPNETIHGVEYHDVPDVGNAPLVADMSSSILSGPLDVSRFGLIYAGAQKNIGPSGLVLMIIRRDLLQRASRPMAKIFRYAEHAAADSMLNTPNTWGWYLAGLTFQWLKDLGGLAAMGERNRIKAERLYAAIDGSGGFYRNPVDVAARSRMNVPFTLHDSTLDTDFLRESEAAGLLALKGHKALGGMRASLYNAVPLEAVDALIGFMRDFAARHG, encoded by the coding sequence GTGAGTCAGGTCTGGAATTTCAGCGCGGGTCCGGCAGCCTTGCCGCGGCCGGTACTCGAACGTGCGCAGCGCGAGCTGCTGGACTGGGAAAGTAGCGGTGCTTCGGTGATGGAACAGTCGCACCGGGGCAAGCGCTTCATCGCTATGGCCGAGCGGGTCGAGGCCGACCTGCGCAGCCTGCTGGCGATTCCTGACGATTATGCCGTGCTGTTCCTGCAGGGCGGCGCCACCCAGCATTTCGCGCAGATCCCGATGAACCTGGCCGGCGAGGGCGGCTGTGCCGACTATGTGGTCAATGGCCACTGGGGCGCCAAGGCCGCCAGCGAAGCCGCACCCTACGTGCGAGTGAATGTCGCCGCCAGCAGCCAGTCCGATCACTATCTGCGCCTGCCGCCGCGTTCCACCTGGACCCTGGATCCGAACGCGGCCTATGTGCATTACACGCCGAACGAGACGATCCATGGCGTGGAGTATCACGACGTTCCCGATGTCGGAAATGCGCCGCTGGTGGCCGACATGTCCTCCAGCATCCTTTCCGGCCCGCTGGACGTGTCGCGCTTTGGCCTGATCTACGCCGGTGCGCAGAAGAACATCGGGCCGTCGGGGCTGGTGCTGATGATCATCCGCCGTGATCTGCTGCAGCGGGCATCCCGGCCGATGGCCAAGATTTTCCGTTATGCCGAGCATGCGGCTGCCGACTCCATGCTCAACACGCCCAATACCTGGGGGTGGTACCTGGCCGGACTTACCTTCCAGTGGCTGAAGGACCTGGGCGGGCTGGCGGCGATGGGCGAACGCAACCGCATCAAGGCGGAACGCCTGTACGCGGCGATCGACGGCTCGGGCGGCTTTTACCGCAACCCGGTGGATGTGGCCGCACGCTCGCGCATGAATGTGCCGTTCACGCTGCACGACAGTACGCTGGACACAGACTTCCTGCGCGAATCCGAAGCGGCCGGTCTGCTGGCGCTGAAAGGTCACAAGGCGCTGGGCGGCATGCGTGCATCGCTGTACAACGCGGTTCCGCTCGAGGCGGTCGATGCGCTGATCGGCTTCATGCGCGACTTCGCAGCCAGACACGGTTGA